The genomic region GAAATTACTCGTAATGGCGCCACTCCGCAGGTGCTGGCATATGCCCAAGACGCCCACATCCAACGCATGCGCTACAACAACATGCGCTGGGACCGTATCGAACCCACTCAGGGCACCTATGACGAAACGTATCTTGCGCAGATTGACGCTGATTTGGCAAACCTGGCTGCTGTTCCGGGCATGCAAACGACCGTTGTGCTTTTCGGCACCCCCCTCTGGGCACAAGCCCAGCCCTATTCCTACTGTGGCCCTATTCGCGATGAGTCTTTGGATGAATTTGCCAGCTTTGTGACTGATATGGTCAATCGGTATAAAAACGCGCCTTATTTCATCAACAGTTGGGAAATTTGGAACGAACCCGATGCCCCGACGAATGTTGATCCATCAAGCCAATACGTTGAGTGGGGCTGTTTTGGGGATTTCACCAAAACAGAACCCTACTTCGGGGCTGAACGGTATGTCAAAGTCCTCAAAACAGCCTACACCGCCATCAAAGCCGCCGACCCAGACGCCGAAGTCGTTCTCGGAGGGCTTCTGCTTGGCTGCAATCCCATACACAATTTACCTCCTAACGACCCATGGTGCCCAGAAGCCGGTACGTTTTTCGAGGGGATTCTGGCATATGGGGGTGGTCAATACTTCGATACGCTTGCTTATCATTCCTACACAGCCTGGAACGGAATTTCCACCGATTGGGACCTCAATCATGCAGTATGGCAATCGTTTGGTGGCGCGACATTGGGGAAATTGGCCTTTTTGCAGGACATCATGAGCACGTATGGAATCAGCGGTAAACGTATCATCATGAATGAAGGCGCCTTGCTATGCAACGAAGCTCAAACCAATTGTCTCACGGAAGAACGCGAACAAGCGCAAGCCGTCTATGCTGTTCGGCTTTACACACGCGCATGGGCACACGATATTGATGCTGTGTACTGGTACACTCTCAACGGTGCTGGCTGGCGCTACGGCGGGCTTTTGCCGGGAAACACCCCCACGCTGGCATATAGAGCCATCCAGCAGATGAGCCAACAACTCTATGGCGGGACATTCATCGCGGATATCTCATCGCCTCCCGTTGAAGGCTATCGCTTCAAAGCGGCGAATGGCGCTTTGGTGGACATTGTATGGCGCACAGAAGAAGGGACGCCAGTTACATGGGTACTGCCACCGAATACAACCAACGTGCTTGACATGTTCGGTGAACCACTTCCATACACAGGCAACACGATTGACATCGCATTTGCGCCACTCTATATCATCCATTAGCAAGCATGATGACCACGCGGACAAAACATATTGAGCACCGCTTACCGCTGATTTGGGGCGGTGCTCTTTTCTTGATGCTGGCAACCTGGTACGGCGACTGGTCGTTTGACGATCCATTTGTGACCTACCGCTATGCCCAGAACCTCGCACACGGGCATGGTCTCGTCTATACGCCCGGCGAACATCTGCTCAGCACCACAAGCCCATTGTGGGCGATTATTCTTGCGCCACTCGCGCAAATGGGGCTCGATCTGCCCAAAGGCGCGATACTGCTCAGCGCGCTTGCGCTCGCATTGAGCACCGCTCTGCTTGGACAACTTGGACGGCAATGGCGCACTCCCCTTATCGGGCTCAGTGCTATGTTTCTCTTCCCCCTCCTTCCTTATGTGCGCCAGGCACTTGGCTGCGAAATGCCCATGCTCATTCTGTTTGCGCTAGCCGCTATTCGCACCTACACGCGTGGGCAGATGCATGCAGCCAGCCTGCTTCTTGCACTGGCGGTATTGACACGCACCGATGCCGTTTTGCTCGCTTTTCTTGTTGGGGTTCACGCATTTGCACATCGCAAACTCACATTTACATCCATTGCCCTGTTGAGCACCCCCCTGGCACTTTGGCACGGTTGGGCGGCTTTTTTCTACGGCAGTCCTTTTCCCGCCACGCTCGCCACCAAGCAAGCCCAAGCCCGCATGGCCATTAGCCAATCTTTCACAGAGGGGGCAATCAATCTTCTGACCAAGATGACACAAACCCCTGTCGGGGCGCTCTTGCTTCTCCTGCTTCTCATAGGGGCTCTGGCGATGTGGTGGAAACCCGCTTCACGAATGTGGGGCGTTTTCGTCATATGGAGTGCGCTGCATGGTATGGGGTATGCCATTCTGCATGTGAGCCGTTACTTCTGGTATTATGTCCCACTGATGCTGGGAGCGGCGGTTGCCATTGGCGCCGGTCTCGCGCTTGTCCTCAGGCGTGTTCCCCGGCAATGGCACACTGCGTTTTTCATCATCCTTGCCTGCTGGAACATGCTCTACTTGTGGCACGATCGCACATCACGCGATTGGCGCATCGGTCTTTACACGCAGACCGGTCAATGGCTCGCTACACACACCGCCCCCGAAGCCACGATCGGGACACTTGAAGTAGGTATCATTGGCTACTATGCGCAACGCCGCATGATTGATTTTGCCGGATTACTGCAACCCGAACTCGCCAATCTAATGTTCTATGACACCAATTACGATTTACTTGCGCTGTGGGCGTTCGCCCACTATGCTCCCGATTATGTTGCCATCCGTGATGATACTCTTGCCCCCTTGAAAAACGCCTCGCTTTTCCAATCCAGATGCCGCCTGCTCCATACCGTGCACCATGCATCCACCTCACGTGTTATGTACATTTACGCTTGCCATGCAAAAAGCCACCCATAACCGTACGTAGTTCGGCGGCTTCCACGACAGAGTACCACGCTTGATTAGGCGCAAACACGATTGCGCCCTTCCGCTTTCGCTACGTACAATTTTTCATCAGCAGCGTGCAACAATTGCTCAAGCAACATCATTTCAGGCGTCAAAGCGGCAACG from Ardenticatena maritima harbors:
- a CDS encoding glycoside hydrolase family 5 protein; translated protein: MHKWPPPAGIWGAEITRNGATPQVLAYAQDAHIQRMRYNNMRWDRIEPTQGTYDETYLAQIDADLANLAAVPGMQTTVVLFGTPLWAQAQPYSYCGPIRDESLDEFASFVTDMVNRYKNAPYFINSWEIWNEPDAPTNVDPSSQYVEWGCFGDFTKTEPYFGAERYVKVLKTAYTAIKAADPDAEVVLGGLLLGCNPIHNLPPNDPWCPEAGTFFEGILAYGGGQYFDTLAYHSYTAWNGISTDWDLNHAVWQSFGGATLGKLAFLQDIMSTYGISGKRIIMNEGALLCNEAQTNCLTEEREQAQAVYAVRLYTRAWAHDIDAVYWYTLNGAGWRYGGLLPGNTPTLAYRAIQQMSQQLYGGTFIADISSPPVEGYRFKAANGALVDIVWRTEEGTPVTWVLPPNTTNVLDMFGEPLPYTGNTIDIAFAPLYIIH